ATGGCGGTGGCCGATGGGCTGGGCGAAGACGGCGACCGCAGGGCGGTCCAGGTCTTAAGCGCCCTCTACCACGCGGCGCGTCCCTACGAGCAACGGATCATCGTCGAAGGCCTTGCCTCCGCGACCGATCCAAGCGCGGTGACCGTCCTGATGGAGGCCAGCCGGGCCTCCGAGCGAATGGTGCGGTTGGAGGCGCTGCGCAGCCTGGGCCCGCTCGGCAATCGCCGCGCGATACCGCTGCTGCATCAGGTGCTGGTGTCGAAGGAGCGTGACGCTTTCGAGCGGGTGATGGCCGCGCGCTCGCTGTTGCTGATGGGCGACAAATCCGGCGTCCCGTACTTGCGTGCGATGGTTGGCGACCGGTCGCAAGGCACCTATGAACGGGCAGTGGCCGCCGCGGCGCTGGGCTTCGCCAGCGATCCCTCGGCAGTGCCGGTGCTCAAGCTTGCGCTGGCTGACCATGAGCTCGAAGTGCGAATCGGGGCGGCCGCGGCACTGACTCACTACCGCGAGCCGGCGGGCGCCGAGTATCTCAAGCACGCGCTTGCCAACGCGGACTACATGACCCGCCTGGAGATTTCTGAACTGTTCGGCGACCTCGACGCCGTCAGCGGCTCGGCGGTTGTGCTTGCCGGCCTCTACTCGAATTACGGCGCGGTGCGGCTTGCCGCGATCAAGGCGCTGGCCGCCGGGCACAGCGAACGCAACGCCGAGTTGCTCGATGCGCTCGCGCGCGACAGCGACGACGCGACGCTTCGCGCAGAGGTGGCCTGGGCGCTCGGCCGCATCGGCAGCCCGGGCAGTATTCCGACCTTGCTCGAGCTGGTGCAGGAACAGGATCCGATGATTCGTTACACCGCGGCCGACGGTTTGAACCGCATCGCAACGCGTCTGCTCAGGGCGAGAAGCCGATGGCTGATCTGAGCGCGCGGCCCGCGATGCGAAAAGAGGGGTGTCTGGCAGTCAATGTCCGCCCCCATGGAG
The sequence above is a segment of the Candidatus Binataceae bacterium genome. Coding sequences within it:
- a CDS encoding HEAT repeat domain-containing protein, whose product is MALLWLRSRIRLAAATNDPAMVAIRNLVAAGDIARAAARLNTAYHFDNSPGLLALRQFSLTVLRQGLRERSIFERCFAACALAGSGEEEGVKLLVETFERNPNLSVKMAVADGLGEDGDRRAVQVLSALYHAARPYEQRIIVEGLASATDPSAVTVLMEASRASERMVRLEALRSLGPLGNRRAIPLLHQVLVSKERDAFERVMAARSLLLMGDKSGVPYLRAMVGDRSQGTYERAVAAAALGFASDPSAVPVLKLALADHELEVRIGAAAALTHYREPAGAEYLKHALANADYMTRLEISELFGDLDAVSGSAVVLAGLYSNYGAVRLAAIKALAAGHSERNAELLDALARDSDDATLRAEVAWALGRIGSPGSIPTLLELVQEQDPMIRYTAADGLNRIATRLLRARSRWLI